One Phoenix dactylifera cultivar Barhee BC4 unplaced genomic scaffold, palm_55x_up_171113_PBpolish2nd_filt_p 000085F, whole genome shotgun sequence DNA segment encodes these proteins:
- the LOC103716967 gene encoding uncharacterized protein LOC103716967: protein MRVHPAPKKRNITFRYDVSTALSAAEAVELGHQKKLRRLPHIFSKVLELPLAADADVAVHEGPDGFRFVAAADADGGLSGGAVRAHAVRIYPGVMKVVVRGGAAGVDDWDLDGLELNRWRFRLPPCTRPALAAADYIDGELVVTIPKGEGSDESDDDDDEEEDGGEAELWRREEKGDLRGNGGIGRLVVVQ from the coding sequence ATGAGGGTCCACCCAGCTCCCAAGAAGCGGAACATCACCTTCCGGTACGACGTCAGCACCGCCCTCTCGGCAGCGGAGGCGGTGGAGCTCGGCCACCAGAAGAAGCTCCGCCGCCTGCCCCACATCTTCAGCAAGGTCCTCGAGCTCCCTCTCGCCGCCGACGCCGACGTCGCCGTCCACGAGGGCCCCGACGGCTTCCGCTTCGTCGCCGCCGCCGACGCCGACGGGGGCCTATCCGGCGGAGCCGTCCGGGCGCACGCGGTCAGGATCTACCCCGGCGTGATGAAGGTCGTGGTCCGGGGCGGCGCCGCCGGCGTGGACGACTGGGACCTGGACGGCCTTGAGCTCAACCGGTGGAGGTTCCGGCTCCCACCGTGCACCAGGCCCGCGCTGGCCGCCGCCGATTACATCGATGGAGAGCTCGTGGTGACCATTCCGAAGGGCGAGGGCTCCGATgagtctgatgatgatgatgacgagGAGGAGGATGGTGGAGAGGCGGAGCTTTGGCGTCGAGAGGAGAAAGGGGATCTCAGAGGCAATGGAGGCATCGGCCGGCTTGTGGTTGTACAGTAA